The proteins below are encoded in one region of Scleropages formosus chromosome 19, fSclFor1.1, whole genome shotgun sequence:
- the LOC108927702 gene encoding disco-interacting protein 2 homolog C isoform X6 produces MADRDTLPLPLEVRARLAELELELSEGDITQKGYEKKRSKLIGAYLPQPSGVEQPMAPDRRTAIGSSSSRYHRRRSSGSRDERYRSDVHTEAVQAALAKHKERKMAVPMPSKRRSLVVQTSMDAYTPPDTSSGSEEEGCLPGGGTPSSSQGSISMEHWISRAIHGSTPSSTTSSSSTQSGGSGAAGRLADVMAHAHVENHSAPPDVTTYTSEHSTHVERPQVSTVPRSTQKYGNAELMETGDGVPVSSRVSAKIQQLVNTLKQPKRPPLREFFVDDFEELLEVQQPDPNQPRPEGAQMLPIRGEQLGVVTNWPPSLEAALQRWGTISPKAPCLTTMDTNGKPLYILTYGKLWTRSMKVAYNILHKLGTKQEPMLRPGDRVALVFPNNDPAAFMVAFYGCLLAEVVPVPIEVPLTRKDAGSQQIGFLLGSCGVTVALTSDACHKGLPKSATGEIPQFKGWPKLLWFVTESKHLSKPPRDWFPHIKDANSDTAYIEYKTCKDGSVLGVTVMRIAMLTHCQALTQSCGYTEAETIVNVLDFKKDVGLWHGILTSVMNMMHVISVPYSLMKVNPLSWIQKVCQYKAKVACVKSRDMHWALVAHRDQRDINLSSLRMLVVADGSNPWSISSCDAFLNVFQSKGLRPEVICPCASSPEALTVAIRRPTNDSNQPAGRGVLSMQGLSHGVIRVDSEERLSVLTVQDVGTVMPGALLCVVKPDGVPQLCQTDEVGELCVCSIATGMSYYGLSGMTKNTFEVFPTSSTGAPVSEYPFARTGLLGFVGPGGLIFITGKMDGLMVVSGRRHNADDIVATALAVEPMKFVYRGRIAVFSVTVLHDERIVVVAEQRPDSTEEDSFQWMSRVLQAIDSIHGVGVFCLALVPANTLPKTPLGGIHLSETKQLFLEGSLHPCNVLMCPHTCVTNLPKPRQKQPEIGPASVMVGNLVSGKRIAQASGRDLSQMEDNDQFLFLSEVLQWRSQTTPDHVLFTLLSSRGAITNSLTCLQLHKRAEKIAALLAERGHLQDGDHVALVYPPGLDLIAAFYGCLYAGCVPITVRPPHPQNIATTLPTVKMIVEVSRSACVMTTQVICKLLRSKEALAAVDIRTWPPVLDTDDLPKKKPPQLYKPSNPDTLAYLDFSVSTTGMLAGVKMSHAATSAFCRSVKLQCELYPSREVAICLDPYCGLGFVLWCLCSVYSGHQSILIPPSELEVNPALWLLAVSQYRVRDTFCSYSVMELCTKGLGLQTESLKSRGLDLSRVRTCVVVAEERPRIALTQSFSKLFKDLGLHPRAVSTSFGCRVNLAICLQGTSGPDPTTVYVDMRALRHDRVRLVERGSPHSLPLMESGKILPGVRIIIANPETKGPLGDSHLGEIWVQSGHNASGYFTVYGDESLQSDHFSSRLSFGDTQTVWARTGYLGFLRRTELTDASGDRHDALYVVGALDEAMELRGMRYHPIDIETSVIRTHKSITECAVFTWTNLLVVVVELDGSEQEALDLVPLVTNVVLEEHYLIVGVVVVVDVGVIPINSRGEKQRMHLRDGFLADQLDPIYVAYNM; encoded by the exons GTGACATCACACAGAAAGGATATGAGAAGAAACGGTCCAAGCTGATTGGCGCCTACCTGCCCCAACCCTCAG GGGTGGAGCAGCCCATGGCCCCTGACCGCCGCACTGCCATTGGCTCATCCTCCTCCCGGTATCACCGGCGGCGATCGTCTGGGTCCCGAGACGAGAGATACAGATCAG atgtgCACACGGAGGCGGTGCAGGCAGCCCTGGCGAAACACAAAGAGCGCAAGATGGCAGTGCCGATGCCCTCCAAACGGCGCTCGTTGGTGGTGCAGACCTCCATGGATGCGTACACTCCTCCAG ACACGTCGTCAGGCTCGGAGGAGGAGGGTTGCCTTCCCGGGGGGGGCACGCCCAGCTCTAGCCAGGGCAGCATCAGCATGGAGCACTGGATCAGCCGTGCCATTCACGGCTCGACGCCTTCCTCCACCACGTCCTCGTCCTCCACGCAGAGCGGGGGCAGCGGAGCGGCTGGCCGCCTGGCTGATGTCATGGCGCACGCGCACGTTG AGAACCACTCGGCACCCCCAGATGTGACCACGTACACCTCTGAGCACAGCACCCATGTGGAGAGGCCACAGGTGTCCACAGTCCCTCGATCAACGCAAAAATATGGCAATGCAGAGCTTATGGAGACTGGAGATG GAGTTCCAGTCAGCAGCAGAGTGTCGGCCAAAATCCAGCAGCTGGTGAACACACTGAAGCAGCCCAAGCGACCTCCGCTCAGGGAGTTTTTCGTTGATGATTTTGAGGAGCTCCTGGAAG TTCAGCAACCAGATCCCAACCAGCCCCGTCCTGAGGGTGCCCAGATGTTGCCCATCAGGGGGGAGCAGCTTGGTGTAGTGACCAACTGGCCTCCTTCCCTGGAGGCAGCACTGCAGCGCTGGGGCACAATCTCCCCCAAGGCCCCCTGCCTCACCACCATGGACACCAACGGCAAGCCGCTCTACATTCTTACCTATG GGAAGCTGTGGACGCGGAGCATGAAGGTGGCCTACAACATCCTCCACAAGCTGGGCACCAAGCAAGAGCCCATGCTCAGGCCAGGAGACCGG GTGGCGCTCGTCTTTCCAAACAATGACCCAGCTGCCTTCATGGTGGCATTCTATGGCTGCCTGCTGGCGGAGGTGGTGCCGGTGCCAATTGAGGTACCGCTCACAAGGAAG GATGCCGGGAGCCAACAAATTGGCTTCCTGCTGGGCAGTTGTGGAGTCACCGTGGCCCTGACCAGTGATGCCTGCCACAAGGGCCTGCCCAAAAGTGCCACCGGGGAGATCCCTCAGTTCAAAG GTTGGCCAAAGCTCCTCTGGTTTGTCACCGAGTCCAAGCACCTGTCCAAGCCTCCTCGGGACTGGTTCCCGCATATTAAAGATGCAAACAGTGACACAGCTTACATTGAG TATAAGACTTGCAAGGATGGGAGTGTGCTGGGGGTAACGGTCATGAGGATTGCTATGCTCACCCACTGCCAGGCCCTCACTCAGTCCTGTGGATACACAGAAG CGGAAACCATCGTCAATGTCCTGGACTTCAAGAAGGATGTGGGCTTGTGGCATGGGATCCTCACA AGCGTTATGAACATGATGCATGTGATCAGTGTCCCTTACTCACTGATGAAGGTCAATCCGTTGTCATGGATACAGAAAGTATGCCAGTACAAAG CGAAAGTGGCTTGTGTGAAGTCGAGGGACATGCACTGGGCATTGGTGGCCCACCGAGACCAGCGGGATATCAACCTGAGCTCACTGCGCATGCTGGTGGTGGCTGACGGCTCCAACCCCT GGTCCATCTCGTCGTGTGACGCCTTCCTCAACGTCTTCCAAAGCAAGGGTCTCCGGCCAGAGGTCATCTGCCCCTGTGCCAGCTCCCCTGAGGCACTGACCGTGGCCATCAGGAG GCCCACGAACGACAGTAACCAGCCCGCTGGGAGAGGTGTGCTGTCCATGCAGGGGCTGAGCCACGGGGTCATCAGGGTCGACTCGGAGGAGCGACTGTCGGTCCTCACCGTGCAAGATGTGGGAACCGTCATGCCAGGAG CGCTGCTCTGTGTGGTCAAGCCAGATGGGGTCCCTCAGCTGTGCCAAACGGATGAGGTCGGAGAGCTGTGCGTGTGCTCCATCGCCACAGGAATGTCGTactacggcctctccggcatgACGAAGAACACTTTCGAG GTGTTTCCCACCAGCAGCACGGGGGCACCCGTCAGCGAATATCCCTTCGCTCGAACCGGCCTGCTGGGCTTTGTGGGTCCCGGGGGCCTCATCTTCATCACAGGCAAGATGGATGGGCTGATGGTGGTAAGCGGCCGGAGGCACAATGCTGACGACATTGTCGCCACGGCGCTCGCAGTCGAACCCATGAAGTTCGTCTATAGGGGAAG GATTGCTGTGTTCTCAGTCACCGTGCTACACGATGAGCGCATTGTTGTCGTGGCTGAGCAGAGGCCCGATTCCACAGAAGAGGACAGTTTCCAGTGGATGAGTCGTGTGCTGCAG GCGATCGACAGCATCCATGGGGTTGGTGTTTTCTGCCTGGCCCTCGTACCAGCCAACACCCTCCCTAAAACACCGCTGGGGGGCATCCACCTGTCGGAGACCAAGCAGCTCTTCCTAGAGGGCTCTCTGCACCCCTGCAACGTGCTCATGTGCCCCCACACCTGCGTGACGAACCTGCCGAAACCGAGGCAGAAGCAGCCGG AGATTGGACCCGCCTCTGTGATGGTGGGGAACCTGGTGTCAGGAAAGCGAATTGCCCAGGCCAGTGGTCGCGACCTCAGTCAGATGGAGGACAATGACCAG TTCCTCTTCCTGTCTGAGGTGTTACAGTGGCGATCCCAGACCACCCCGGACCACGTGCTCTTCACCCTCCTCAGCTCTCGA GGTGCCATCACCAACTCGCTCACCTGCTTGCAGCTGCATAAGCGGGCAGAGAAGATCGCCGCCCTACTGGCCGAACGGGGTCACCTGCAGGACGGAGACCACGTGGCGCTGGTCTACCCCCCAG GGTTGGATCTCATCGCTGCCTTCTACGGGTGCTTGTACGCGGGCTGTGTGCCCATCACCGTGCGGCCTCCGCACCCCCAGAACATTGCCACCACCCTGCCCACAGTGAAGATGATCGTGGAG GTGAGTCGTTCGGCCTGCGTCATGACGACACAGGTGATCTGCAAGCTGTTGCGGTCAAAAGAGGCGTTGGCTGCCGTGGACATCAGAACCTGGCCCCCTGTACTGGACACAG ATGATTTGCCAAAGAAGAAGCCTCCCCAGCTCTACAAACCCTCGAACCCTGACACACTGGCCTACCTGGACTTCAGCGTGTCCACTACGGGAATGCTTGCTGGAGTGAAG ATGTCCCATGCTGCCACCAGTGCCTTCTGCCGTTCGGTGAAGCTGCAGTGCGAGCTGTACCCGTCCCGCGAGGTCGCCATCTGCCTGGACCCCTACTGCGGCCTGGGCTTTGTGCTCTGGTGCCTCTGCAG TGTGTACTCGGGGCACCAATCCATCCTGATCCCTCCTTCAGAGCTGGAGGTGAACCCAGCGCTGTGGCTCCTGGCGGTCAGCCAGTACCGGGTGCGGGACACCTTCTGCTCCTACTCTGTCATGGAACTGTGCACCAAAGGCCTGGGGCTTCAGACGGAGTCGCTCAAG TCCCGGGGCCTGGATCTGTCCCGCGTGAGGACGTGCGTGGTGGTGGCCGAAGAGAGGCCCAGGATAGCCCTAACGCAGTCCTTCTCCAAGCTCTTCAAAGACCTGGGGCTCCACCCTCGCGCCGTCAGCACGTCCTTTGGCTGCAGGGTCAACCTGGCCATCTGCCTGCAG GGCACCTCGGGACCAGACCCAACCACTGTGTACGTGGATATGAGGGCCCTCAGACATGACAG GGTGCGTCTGGTGGAGAGGGGGTCACCGCACAGCCTGCCTCTCATGGAGTCGGGAAAG ATTTTACCTGGAGTCCGAATCATCATCGCCAACCCTGAGACCAAGGGACCGCTGGGGGATTCGCACCTTGGGGAG ATCTGGGTGCAGAGTGGCCACAACGCCAGCGGCTACTTCACAGTCTACGGCGATGAGTCGCTGCAGTCGGACCACTTCAGCTCCCGTCTCAGCTTCGGGGACACGCAGACCGTGTGGGCGCGAACGGGATACCTGGGCTTCCTGCGGAGGACCGAGCTCACAGACGCCAGTGGAG ACCGCCATGATGCCCTCTATGTAGTGGGTGCTTTGGATGAGGCCATGGAGCTCAGGGGGATGAGGTATCACCCCATCGACATTGAGACGTCTGTCATCCGAACGCACAAGAGCATCACAGAATG CGCTGTGTTTACGTGGACCAATctactggtggtggtggtggagctGGATGGTTCAGAGCAGGAGGCGCTGGACCTGGTGCCGCTCGTGACCAACGTGGTTCTCGAGGAGCACTACCTGATCGTGGGTGTGGTTGTGGTCGTGGACGTGGGCGTCATCCCCATCAACTCGCGTGGCGAGAAGCAACGCATGCATTTGCGTGACGGTTTCCTGGCCGACCAGCTGGACCCCATCTACGTGGCCTACAACATGTAG
- the LOC108927702 gene encoding disco-interacting protein 2 homolog C isoform X4: MADRDTLPLPLEVRARLAELELELSEGDITQKGYEKKRSKLIGAYLPQPSGVEQPMAPDRRTAIGSSSSRYHRRRSSGSRDERYRSDVHTEAVQAALAKHKERKMAVPMPSKRRSLVVQTSMDAYTPPDTSSGSEEEGCLPGGGTPSSSQGSISMEHWISRAIHGSTPSSTTSSSSTQSGGSGAAGRLADVMAHAHVENHSAPPDVTTYTSEHSTHVERPQVSTVPRSTQKYGNAELMETGDGVPVSSRVSAKIQQLVNTLKQPKRPPLREFFVDDFEELLEVQQPDPNQPRPEGAQMLPIRGEQLGVVTNWPPSLEAALQRWGTISPKAPCLTTMDTNGKPLYILTYGKLWTRSMKVAYNILHKLGTKQEPMLRPGDRVALVFPNNDPAAFMVAFYGCLLAEVVPVPIEVPLTRKDAGSQQIGFLLGSCGVTVALTSDACHKGLPKSATGEIPQFKGWPKLLWFVTESKHLSKPPRDWFPHIKDANSDTAYIEYKTCKDGSVLGVTVMRIAMLTHCQALTQSCGYTEAETIVNVLDFKKDVGLWHGILTSVMNMMHVISVPYSLMKVNPLSWIQKVCQYKAKVACVKSRDMHWALVAHRDQRDINLSSLRMLVVADGSNPWSISSCDAFLNVFQSKGLRPEVICPCASSPEALTVAIRRPTNDSNQPAGRGVLSMQGLSHGVIRVDSEERLSVLTVQDVGTVMPGALLCVVKPDGVPQLCQTDEVGELCVCSIATGMSYYGLSGMTKNTFEVFPTSSTGAPVSEYPFARTGLLGFVGPGGLIFITGKMDGLMVVSGRRHNADDIVATALAVEPMKFVYRGRIAVFSVTVLHDERIVVVAEQRPDSTEEDSFQWMSRVLQAIDSIHGVGVFCLALVPANTLPKTPLGGIHLSETKQLFLEGSLHPCNVLMCPHTCVTNLPKPRQKQPEIGPASVMVGNLVSGKRIAQASGRDLSQMEDNDQARKFLFLSEVLQWRSQTTPDHVLFTLLSSRGAITNSLTCLQLHKRAEKIAALLAERGHLQDGDHVALVYPPGLDLIAAFYGCLYAGCVPITVRPPHPQNIATTLPTVKMIVEVSRSACVMTTQVICKLLRSKEALAAVDIRTWPPVLDTDDLPKKKPPQLYKPSNPDTLAYLDFSVSTTGMLAGVKMSHAATSAFCRSVKLQCELYPSREVAICLDPYCGLGFVLWCLCSVYSGHQSILIPPSELEVNPALWLLAVSQYRVRDTFCSYSVMELCTKGLGLQTESLKSRGLDLSRVRTCVVVAEERPRIALTQSFSKLFKDLGLHPRAVSTSFGCRVNLAICLQGTSGPDPTTVYVDMRALRHDRVRLVERGSPHSLPLMESGKILPGVRIIIANPETKGPLGDSHLGEIWVQSGHNASGYFTVYGDESLQSDHFSSRLSFGDTQTVWARTGYLGFLRRTELTDASGDRHDALYVVGALDEAMELRGMRYHPIDIETSVIRTHKSITECAVFTWTNLLVVVVELDGSEQEALDLVPLVTNVVLEEHYLIVGVVVVVDVGVIPINSRGEKQRMHLRDGFLADQLDPIYVAYNM, from the exons GTGACATCACACAGAAAGGATATGAGAAGAAACGGTCCAAGCTGATTGGCGCCTACCTGCCCCAACCCTCAG GGGTGGAGCAGCCCATGGCCCCTGACCGCCGCACTGCCATTGGCTCATCCTCCTCCCGGTATCACCGGCGGCGATCGTCTGGGTCCCGAGACGAGAGATACAGATCAG atgtgCACACGGAGGCGGTGCAGGCAGCCCTGGCGAAACACAAAGAGCGCAAGATGGCAGTGCCGATGCCCTCCAAACGGCGCTCGTTGGTGGTGCAGACCTCCATGGATGCGTACACTCCTCCAG ACACGTCGTCAGGCTCGGAGGAGGAGGGTTGCCTTCCCGGGGGGGGCACGCCCAGCTCTAGCCAGGGCAGCATCAGCATGGAGCACTGGATCAGCCGTGCCATTCACGGCTCGACGCCTTCCTCCACCACGTCCTCGTCCTCCACGCAGAGCGGGGGCAGCGGAGCGGCTGGCCGCCTGGCTGATGTCATGGCGCACGCGCACGTTG AGAACCACTCGGCACCCCCAGATGTGACCACGTACACCTCTGAGCACAGCACCCATGTGGAGAGGCCACAGGTGTCCACAGTCCCTCGATCAACGCAAAAATATGGCAATGCAGAGCTTATGGAGACTGGAGATG GAGTTCCAGTCAGCAGCAGAGTGTCGGCCAAAATCCAGCAGCTGGTGAACACACTGAAGCAGCCCAAGCGACCTCCGCTCAGGGAGTTTTTCGTTGATGATTTTGAGGAGCTCCTGGAAG TTCAGCAACCAGATCCCAACCAGCCCCGTCCTGAGGGTGCCCAGATGTTGCCCATCAGGGGGGAGCAGCTTGGTGTAGTGACCAACTGGCCTCCTTCCCTGGAGGCAGCACTGCAGCGCTGGGGCACAATCTCCCCCAAGGCCCCCTGCCTCACCACCATGGACACCAACGGCAAGCCGCTCTACATTCTTACCTATG GGAAGCTGTGGACGCGGAGCATGAAGGTGGCCTACAACATCCTCCACAAGCTGGGCACCAAGCAAGAGCCCATGCTCAGGCCAGGAGACCGG GTGGCGCTCGTCTTTCCAAACAATGACCCAGCTGCCTTCATGGTGGCATTCTATGGCTGCCTGCTGGCGGAGGTGGTGCCGGTGCCAATTGAGGTACCGCTCACAAGGAAG GATGCCGGGAGCCAACAAATTGGCTTCCTGCTGGGCAGTTGTGGAGTCACCGTGGCCCTGACCAGTGATGCCTGCCACAAGGGCCTGCCCAAAAGTGCCACCGGGGAGATCCCTCAGTTCAAAG GTTGGCCAAAGCTCCTCTGGTTTGTCACCGAGTCCAAGCACCTGTCCAAGCCTCCTCGGGACTGGTTCCCGCATATTAAAGATGCAAACAGTGACACAGCTTACATTGAG TATAAGACTTGCAAGGATGGGAGTGTGCTGGGGGTAACGGTCATGAGGATTGCTATGCTCACCCACTGCCAGGCCCTCACTCAGTCCTGTGGATACACAGAAG CGGAAACCATCGTCAATGTCCTGGACTTCAAGAAGGATGTGGGCTTGTGGCATGGGATCCTCACA AGCGTTATGAACATGATGCATGTGATCAGTGTCCCTTACTCACTGATGAAGGTCAATCCGTTGTCATGGATACAGAAAGTATGCCAGTACAAAG CGAAAGTGGCTTGTGTGAAGTCGAGGGACATGCACTGGGCATTGGTGGCCCACCGAGACCAGCGGGATATCAACCTGAGCTCACTGCGCATGCTGGTGGTGGCTGACGGCTCCAACCCCT GGTCCATCTCGTCGTGTGACGCCTTCCTCAACGTCTTCCAAAGCAAGGGTCTCCGGCCAGAGGTCATCTGCCCCTGTGCCAGCTCCCCTGAGGCACTGACCGTGGCCATCAGGAG GCCCACGAACGACAGTAACCAGCCCGCTGGGAGAGGTGTGCTGTCCATGCAGGGGCTGAGCCACGGGGTCATCAGGGTCGACTCGGAGGAGCGACTGTCGGTCCTCACCGTGCAAGATGTGGGAACCGTCATGCCAGGAG CGCTGCTCTGTGTGGTCAAGCCAGATGGGGTCCCTCAGCTGTGCCAAACGGATGAGGTCGGAGAGCTGTGCGTGTGCTCCATCGCCACAGGAATGTCGTactacggcctctccggcatgACGAAGAACACTTTCGAG GTGTTTCCCACCAGCAGCACGGGGGCACCCGTCAGCGAATATCCCTTCGCTCGAACCGGCCTGCTGGGCTTTGTGGGTCCCGGGGGCCTCATCTTCATCACAGGCAAGATGGATGGGCTGATGGTGGTAAGCGGCCGGAGGCACAATGCTGACGACATTGTCGCCACGGCGCTCGCAGTCGAACCCATGAAGTTCGTCTATAGGGGAAG GATTGCTGTGTTCTCAGTCACCGTGCTACACGATGAGCGCATTGTTGTCGTGGCTGAGCAGAGGCCCGATTCCACAGAAGAGGACAGTTTCCAGTGGATGAGTCGTGTGCTGCAG GCGATCGACAGCATCCATGGGGTTGGTGTTTTCTGCCTGGCCCTCGTACCAGCCAACACCCTCCCTAAAACACCGCTGGGGGGCATCCACCTGTCGGAGACCAAGCAGCTCTTCCTAGAGGGCTCTCTGCACCCCTGCAACGTGCTCATGTGCCCCCACACCTGCGTGACGAACCTGCCGAAACCGAGGCAGAAGCAGCCGG AGATTGGACCCGCCTCTGTGATGGTGGGGAACCTGGTGTCAGGAAAGCGAATTGCCCAGGCCAGTGGTCGCGACCTCAGTCAGATGGAGGACAATGACCAGGcaaggaag TTCCTCTTCCTGTCTGAGGTGTTACAGTGGCGATCCCAGACCACCCCGGACCACGTGCTCTTCACCCTCCTCAGCTCTCGA GGTGCCATCACCAACTCGCTCACCTGCTTGCAGCTGCATAAGCGGGCAGAGAAGATCGCCGCCCTACTGGCCGAACGGGGTCACCTGCAGGACGGAGACCACGTGGCGCTGGTCTACCCCCCAG GGTTGGATCTCATCGCTGCCTTCTACGGGTGCTTGTACGCGGGCTGTGTGCCCATCACCGTGCGGCCTCCGCACCCCCAGAACATTGCCACCACCCTGCCCACAGTGAAGATGATCGTGGAG GTGAGTCGTTCGGCCTGCGTCATGACGACACAGGTGATCTGCAAGCTGTTGCGGTCAAAAGAGGCGTTGGCTGCCGTGGACATCAGAACCTGGCCCCCTGTACTGGACACAG ATGATTTGCCAAAGAAGAAGCCTCCCCAGCTCTACAAACCCTCGAACCCTGACACACTGGCCTACCTGGACTTCAGCGTGTCCACTACGGGAATGCTTGCTGGAGTGAAG ATGTCCCATGCTGCCACCAGTGCCTTCTGCCGTTCGGTGAAGCTGCAGTGCGAGCTGTACCCGTCCCGCGAGGTCGCCATCTGCCTGGACCCCTACTGCGGCCTGGGCTTTGTGCTCTGGTGCCTCTGCAG TGTGTACTCGGGGCACCAATCCATCCTGATCCCTCCTTCAGAGCTGGAGGTGAACCCAGCGCTGTGGCTCCTGGCGGTCAGCCAGTACCGGGTGCGGGACACCTTCTGCTCCTACTCTGTCATGGAACTGTGCACCAAAGGCCTGGGGCTTCAGACGGAGTCGCTCAAG TCCCGGGGCCTGGATCTGTCCCGCGTGAGGACGTGCGTGGTGGTGGCCGAAGAGAGGCCCAGGATAGCCCTAACGCAGTCCTTCTCCAAGCTCTTCAAAGACCTGGGGCTCCACCCTCGCGCCGTCAGCACGTCCTTTGGCTGCAGGGTCAACCTGGCCATCTGCCTGCAG GGCACCTCGGGACCAGACCCAACCACTGTGTACGTGGATATGAGGGCCCTCAGACATGACAG GGTGCGTCTGGTGGAGAGGGGGTCACCGCACAGCCTGCCTCTCATGGAGTCGGGAAAG ATTTTACCTGGAGTCCGAATCATCATCGCCAACCCTGAGACCAAGGGACCGCTGGGGGATTCGCACCTTGGGGAG ATCTGGGTGCAGAGTGGCCACAACGCCAGCGGCTACTTCACAGTCTACGGCGATGAGTCGCTGCAGTCGGACCACTTCAGCTCCCGTCTCAGCTTCGGGGACACGCAGACCGTGTGGGCGCGAACGGGATACCTGGGCTTCCTGCGGAGGACCGAGCTCACAGACGCCAGTGGAG ACCGCCATGATGCCCTCTATGTAGTGGGTGCTTTGGATGAGGCCATGGAGCTCAGGGGGATGAGGTATCACCCCATCGACATTGAGACGTCTGTCATCCGAACGCACAAGAGCATCACAGAATG CGCTGTGTTTACGTGGACCAATctactggtggtggtggtggagctGGATGGTTCAGAGCAGGAGGCGCTGGACCTGGTGCCGCTCGTGACCAACGTGGTTCTCGAGGAGCACTACCTGATCGTGGGTGTGGTTGTGGTCGTGGACGTGGGCGTCATCCCCATCAACTCGCGTGGCGAGAAGCAACGCATGCATTTGCGTGACGGTTTCCTGGCCGACCAGCTGGACCCCATCTACGTGGCCTACAACATGTAG